The window TGTTACGTAGTTGGCAAGCTTTTATTAGAGTGTTTATGCGTCATGAGGTATTGATCTTGGCGATACCCATCCAATCACAATTAATAAGAGATATTATATGTTAGTTTTATGGTTCAGATATTGTACAAAACCTGACCCATCCACGTGGTCCAACAATGTGTTGACTGATTATCAGAGATTTCTCTGGTTTGGGGCATTTCATCAGCAAATTCGTACGCATTAAATATGCCAAAAATGATCTTACGTTAACATCTTTAGCCACGGGCAACGGCACGGCCACGGTTCATCCCATGTTCTTGCTAGTATGTCCTTGTTTTACACTGCTTGCATGTTTGTTTCATCATAATTTATCaacttaattataagaacaaataCTTCTTATTTATGTATTTCTTGTAAAAATgatcattgattttttaattaattggaaAATACGCATAATTAATAAGTAAGTTTAGAGCGTTCGTGCGACAAGTTAACTTAACTGATGTTTTTACTTAAATTCGATAAAGCTTCAACAACACTTGAAATAAAACTAGATTAACTTCACTTATTGACatagtatattaattttaatattacatacagttaaattgtattattaaagaaatatacagttatatttaaaatataatttataatgttttGAGCCTCATGGGAGTACACCACTAGTGAGCTATGGTTTGGGAGTGGTGGCTGGGAGCATTGAATTCATGCTTTGAGGTGAGCAACATAGGTTTTTGTGTTTTAGGGTAACATGAATTGGCCAATTTCTCTATTGTTCTCTAGTTATACTGTTATAGTATTTGATCTGCCGCCGTAATTAAGGTACCACCTTGTTGCCTAGCTACTAACAAAGAATGATggtaaaaatagaataaaatcaaacaattaaaaatgaatgattATTTCCAATTTTCAATGTGACAgttctaaaataaaatgatttttaatcatTCAACTACAAAATATGCAATTAAAGTACAAtacaatgaaatatatatatccttTAATTCGTgtgaaaatgattaatttaattttatcacttaaaattttaaagttagtTTTGGACgtgaaaatcatatattttattaacaaaaatattaacactTGTTATTTGGAGTAAGGAGAAAATCAATTCCCCTAAAACAATTACTCAAATTTAAGTATTGTTAAAGAAAACAAGGTAGGAACCTCAGAGATAGAtgataaaaataagatgaaagaaaacataaatgtataaatatctttaaaaaaaattgcttgtgATAACTGTTAAGTCCACCGAATTTCTGATGgagtatatattttcttttgacagttgatatttttttttctaggtcATAAATAATCTTCACAAATACAATCATGTTTGAATAATATATGACTACATTGgtctaaaagatttttcttcacTGTATTTTACATAGTTacatatttaaaacttaaattcgACATATCTAAATTGAAAAAatctcatatcaattaatatactacataataatttttacagAGTTGGTCTACTgttttaaaactcaaaataactTAAAACAGTGATTGTCTTACTAAAAAGTAACTTTATGTTATCAGGTTAAATTAATACGGAGGTCTTTAAACTACTTCACAGTTTTTAATTAGCTAGGTTTCTGTTGTTAACGCAAggactttataaaaataatacaatagaTGATCAATTTGTCCTCCAAAGTATgatatacatttaatttttgaatatacAAAAAGTGAGACAAATAAATCTTACCATTAAATTTGTGAAATCaacttatcattaaattataatgtttaaaaattaattttaaaataagttatatttttaggtttaatttaatattaagttacaaaaattttaaatcaatttgtcattaaaatatatgtaaggctagtttgtcgtatttttttcacattcataaattaaatttgaattttacttattttgagGATCAAATTGTGGATGTTTCACACCttcagaaataaatttaattatttatcttaaaaaatctaTGAAAGCTAAGGCAACTAATTGAGAAAAAAactgtttaaaaatataattaaaaaaatcaaataattcaagagcttaccaaataatttaaaaataaatcaagaataTAGATAATATCACTTAATTGAATAGTGTATTCCCAATTAGTGCATGAAATATATCAAAACATGTATAAGGAAAAACTTGAAGTTTGATCAAGAGAAAACTATAAGTGCAACCGGCAGATTGATGCTTCTAGTGTTTGAGAATATTAGATAAAgaacaaagattaaaaatacaGAATTTATAACCTAGGTGAGAATATTGATTAGAATCAAgtaaaaatagtataatttgGAGGAGTAAGAATACTCAGCACAAACATGCAAATGTGGCAATGTTGGATTCAGAAGCTGCCTACAAAGacttctaaaaaaatacatcaGAAGAATTTTGGAATTACACACTGGGTCATTGACCCATatagaatttattttagttaaatcaATAAACAATTTGTATTTATTGGATCATCGAActtctgtttattttttaattaggcaTTTGtcgtttcaaaaaatataatattttattgctACTTTATCTTGAGAATTTGCTTTCAAGAAATAGTACTTGAATTCACTTTTTTTCtcgataaaaaaattgacatgaaCAAAAATGTCCATAAATTTCTGTAAGCATCCCATCACATCATACAATTAAAAGCTGTTCAGAAATagttggaatttttttattgattgatgcCATACAAAACCAAGCACTTATCGGAAAAAAGAATTGGAGCAAGCAATTAATCTGTGAACCAACTGCAAGACTCGGTTGCATTCGAGTTCCAACAAACATAGACAAAGACAGTTTCGAAagcagaatatatatatatatatatatatatatataaaccacgCATATGGAAAAAAGGAAGGAGCTGAAGATATATAGAAGTGTAGGGGCCCCAACCACACTGGTTGAATATTGAGTCAGGAAagagcaaaagttttccaatgCTTGCGTAgtgattttttaaactttttaactgCGACTTTACGTTAATTTAAACGTCAAAGGTAAAGGGTCATCATGATAATGATTGTGGTGCTGGCTAGGCTGGTAGTAGTAGTGAAAGTGAAAGTGAAAGTGAAAGCTTCTTTCATTCTGATCTGAATTCGAACCGGTTCGGTCTCCATCAACGCCAAGTTTTTCCATGGCACAGGTGAAAGTACCCTTAACTTAACTCCTTAGTCTTTTCTAACCCTTTCAACTGTGTCCACACCCTACGAAACCAATAATAAAGAACTTtacgttttctttcttttcttggctCCTCCTCTCcaaacacaagattttttttttatgtgtcgTTTCTCATTTCTTCATGTCTCTGCGTCGTTTTCCCCTTACACCCAACGCAGTCCTTGTTTCTTACCTCCTTCGTCTTCTTGTTTCTTCATGTTTAATATTGCTTTCAAGGTTCCAACGATGTAGCTCAACCCAAGTTTATCTTGTTTTAAAAACGAAGAGGCTTCTATGGATGTGTGAGGGCATAGATCCATTACAAAGAGAGCCCTACAACTAGGGTTTCGCAAGCTATTCGTGCCTGCCACTAAGAGATGTCTAACGTTGTTGTTCTGGTTTACGTATCTCTTtaggttgtttttgtttttgtagtgcTAAATTGTGTGGTTctcgttcaattttttttgttaccgaCAGAGAGATTTAGATATTGCGCTGTTTGGTGGGTGGAAAAGCATCATGTTGGAGCTGTATTTTTTAGAGAGAACTTTTTATTGATATACTTTTTGTGTTTGGTAAGGGAGGAACTTCCTCTaaagcttttatttatttatttatttatttaagagcTAGGAGATAAAGTTAGTGAGAATTGAGAAAGGAAACTAGAACAAGGTGCTTTATTTGAAACATTGTACAAGGTGGGAATATTATAGAAAATACCGAAGTTAGATCGGTTTCTTCACTCACAGTCTTGTCTTGCCTTCTGCaatgcattttttattattatattttgtggtAGTCTGCTTCTGCCTCTCTCTCttgtttatctctttctttctttgcgTGTCTGCAGTGCAATGTTGTCTagatatcaaattaaattaaaataaaatttcagaaattatatattttttaaattacgcAAGGGGTGTATTAAGTGTTAACTGTTCTTTCCTACTAATtcgtagttttttttcttttgcaaaatTTGGCATATAAGTTGATGTTGAATTTCTGTGCAGGAGGAGAGCAATATGGGCTGGGTTAATGCAGTGGTTGTTCTCTTCTGAAAGGTTTTCTCTGAACAAGAGGTTTTGTCATTAATTGGTGTGTTGGAATGAGCAATTTAAGGCCTGAATCTCACGTAGCACAACAAATTAGGCGTGAAAAACTGAGAATCCAGAACAGTTATCAGCCTTCACACGAATTCCCTAACAATCTTGAACAGTTATCTTTACACCCGGGGTTTAACAACTTGGACCTTGTTCAAGTTAGGAATGTTAGAAATGCTAACATGCTTGATGAACTAGCTGTTTATTCATCAGAAATGCCAAACTTTTCTACCTCTTCGTCTGCTGCAAGGAACGCGTTGGAGTATCACCAAGAACAAGGTGCTGCAGCTGAACCCAGTAATAGGCTGCTGCTGATGAATCAGTATGGTTCATTTCCCCATTCCATGTCTGCAATTCATTCTTCCCATAAACAACAGTGTGAGCTTCGTAATTTGGGAAATTGGAGGAACAGTACCCCCCATCAAGGATCTGATTGGTTTGTAAACTATGCAAGCAATGCCAATTCTTTTTTGTCTGCTGAGCTCAACAACAATGTGTCTGCTTACAATGAACTTATGGATGTACATTGTAGCAATGCATCTGGTGAAATCAGTGGTAGAGAAATGCATAAGCAAGGTGTACTGCATCATAATTCTCCTCCTTCATCTCCACTTTATCAAAATGCTTTGCAAGATATTGTGAAGTCTGCTTCTTTCAGTGCTCACACTAGGCAAGACATGGCTTCACTGATGCAACAAAATGAACATAGCATTTGGGTGGGGAATGCTAGTGAAGCTGAGCTTCAACAACCAAGTTATGAAAGCCAGCCAAATCATGAGTTGCGTTTTGGGTGGACAAATCGAACAATTGCTTGTGATTCACTTCCTCAGAGCTTGTCCTTGTCACTTTCATCAAATGCACAACCTAAGCCTTCAGTTTCTCACCTAGAACAAGGGTCTGCGTCTGATGATCCTCAGTGTTTGAAGCATATGAAATCTATTGTTTCTAGAGATTGTGGGAAATCAGTTCAAGATCAGGTGGAAATACCTTCAAAGAGTACTACTACTATTACTTATCGAAGTGTGGGTCCCCTTGGCCCTTTCACTGGGTATGCTACTATTCTCAAGAGTTCAAGGTTCTTAAAGTCTGCTCAACAATTGTTGGATGAGATTTGCTGTCTATCTGATGCAAAATTTGGAAAATCATACGATGTTTCAAAGAGGGTTTCTCCAGAAGTTAGTGCTTCTACTTCTGCTGATACTGTCACTGGGGTTGCTGCAAAAGGTAGTAATTCAGGTTCTTCATCAACCACGTTGTATAATGTTTCAAAGGAAAATAGGGCCGATCCGGGAGTTGGAAGTAGCTTTGGTCTTTCCTCGCGGTCAGATTATCAACATAAGAAAGCAAAGCTACTGTACATGCAAGAGGAGGTTTGTTTTTCACTCTTTCCATCCATATAATCTGTTTCATAATTTACTTTCCTATGTATTTCTTTTGGCACATTAATGTTTGTCTGAAACAACTTACTGTTATACGAACAAAAGGTTAAAAGCTTTTACACTATATATTGTGCGCTGCTACCAATAAGTCTTGATTTCCGAAGTATGTTAGTTTGAGAATATAAAACCCGGTTTAACGTCTCATgagaatcaaaaaatgcgaccATGTTTACGGTTGGACTTGtcaatttctttctttgtgCTTCGGTTTAACTCATGATGTTACCATAGAGTGATTTGTGCTAGTTCAAACATAAATGTTTAAACGGTATCCTAGAAAGGGTACCTGAGTAATTTTTTCATCCCTAGTGAAAAACaaagggaaaaaatataatGGTCTCATCACACTAATTAACACATATAATACTGATATCACCTTGGTTGTTGGTAATGCTATCATTAACTCCCTTTTGTTTAGGTAACCTCCTGATGGTCAAACCATGACCTTTTTAATCACTTCCTTGTTCATTCGTGTGGTCTCTTTAATTGCTGCTCTTATCTTGTTCCCTTCTTTCCTACTGTCGGCAATTGCTAGACTTTATGTGTCTCCTTAGAACTTGCTTTGCATAATGGCATTGATTCTTCATCTCACTGGTACATCCAAGTTGTTGGTTTCTCCACACAGTTAGAgtagaatgaaaaatgaaagagaaatggtatttatacattaaattatacaattaaGAGAGAAGTTTAAGATTTACTATGAATAATGTGACGAGACACACACAGAAATGACGATTGTAGAAATTATTGTATTGTATGAATATCACGTCTCAAAATGAAATTGATAAGGTCCAATACTCCTCTGTgtataaatagtttttaaaaagtatCATGCTAGTGCTAGTATTTTATCTGATGTTATGTAGTCAGAAGTCCTTCAAGTGAGGTGACACGTTGTCGTGGAATGATGTATAAGAAACAAGTTGCATATATTGTAATATTGAACttataaagttatatatattgagcttagtttatattaaaattataattcttgCCTTAAGTTATAGATCTCCGGTGTCTACTAATTTCGATTCTGTCATCCATAatgtatttatgtttattattgtaATGTTCAATGTTCACTGtttattacatttttctttctcatgcTTTATTTCTTTGGCAAAATACACCAGAAATGGATTCTCTTATGTGTACCAGGGACGAGATTGACACAAGATTTAAACAAAGTTGTCACATTAGAGTTTGACATGAGAGAATCCATCTTGTCAATTCTAAATGTGAAGTTTTGAATTTAATTCATGAATCAACCTCTGCCTGTTGAAACAAATTAATATGGGAAActatgaaacaattttttttttttcaaaatatactcAACTTGCATAGGAAAACTTATCAAGTTTTTCAATAAGAATGATTGGCTATTGATGCAATGGAAAACTGGAAaagtttatcaaatatttttagctTGCAATAGAAAACTTAATCTAGTTATTATTCAATAAGAATGATCGATTGACGATGCAATAGAAAATTTTTATCAAGTGTTTTTCTTGGTTATTTAATTAtcccaaatatcaaaataattagcTTCTTAGTTGGCATCACCATGGAACTAAGTAATTATTAAAGATATCTCTAATCTTGTCAACATCATGATTGTAGTGTAGTCATCGATTAATAGCTTGATGTCTTCTGTACTTCtataattgacaaaaaaaaaaaaattgtgtcatcTTAATGCTAATTTGGCAATCCTTCCACTTTCTACTAATGAGCAACATTTCCGATATGACTGGAGAATTTAAAGATGCATTTGTGAATTCATGTTCTCAAACATATTTACCCACACAAATCCTTTTGTGCATCCACTTTTAATACTTTAAACGAGATTCTGAACGACATGTTTTGAAGGATGACTGTTG of the Glycine max cultivar Williams 82 chromosome 13, Glycine_max_v4.0, whole genome shotgun sequence genome contains:
- the LOC100809720 gene encoding BEL1-like homeodomain protein 9 encodes the protein MSNLRPESHVAQQIRREKLRIQNSYQPSHEFPNNLEQLSLHPGFNNLDLVQVRNVRNANMLDELAVYSSEMPNFSTSSSAARNALEYHQEQGAAAEPSNRLLLMNQYGSFPHSMSAIHSSHKQQCELRNLGNWRNSTPHQGSDWFVNYASNANSFLSAELNNNVSAYNELMDVHCSNASGEISGREMHKQGVLHHNSPPSSPLYQNALQDIVKSASFSAHTRQDMASLMQQNEHSIWVGNASEAELQQPSYESQPNHELRFGWTNRTIACDSLPQSLSLSLSSNAQPKPSVSHLEQGSASDDPQCLKHMKSIVSRDCGKSVQDQVEIPSKSTTTITYRSVGPLGPFTGYATILKSSRFLKSAQQLLDEICCLSDAKFGKSYDVSKRVSPEVSASTSADTVTGVAAKGSNSGSSSTTLYNVSKENRADPGVGSSFGLSSRSDYQHKKAKLLYMQEEVSRQCKQYHLQMQMVVSSFESVAGLGSATPYIPMALKSVSKHFRCLKNSISDQLKLISEALGEDLSIPCSTSTCSNKADTTTMARVRCGSSMDQSFFLKNKCVKGTTELLDEPPQQHVWRPQRGLPERAVAILKAWLFEHFLHPYPTDTDKHMLASQTGLSRNQVSNWFINARVRVWKPMVEEIHTLETKATGSKDNCGINEGTSSATGGDTSHPRALGNIGLNSIPETQFQGIDMGSSIAANAEESGLNPEQWSQEKRSKLECQVTSTMDGTLMGFVPYRHGGVEVGGLGSVSLTLGLSHGVEGVQNQQQLQEEQLRHDVGGHMIHEFVG